From the genome of Cytophagales bacterium WSM2-2:
AAATCGTTTTGTTTCCTCTGCGGAAAAGGACCTTCCTCCTGACAATGAAAAACTGTTCAACGCCTGACCATTAAGTTGTGTGGGACGCACTACAATTTCTTGAAGCCTGACAACTGCCTCCTTGAGGCCAACGTTTATAATTGTCTCATGACCGACTTCGACAATTACGTCCGATAACATTACTTCTTCATATCCTACCAGGGAGATTTTCAGTGCGTACCTGCCAACGTTGACAAGACCCAATGAAAAATTGCCATTGGCATCAGCACTGGCGCCATTAAGTGAATCAAGGCCAAGGACAACTACATTAGCACCCGGAAGCTCTTGTGAGGTCGATTTGTCTACTACCTTTCCCCGGATGACTTGTTTGAATTGAATAGCCCGTAAACTGATTGTTGCCCCAATTATTTTATAAGTCACCCCAACTTTAGGAAGGATCTCATCAAGCACTTCACGAAGTGTTTTGTTTTCCGCTTTGAGCACGACAGTTTTTCGCAACGGAATTGCATTGTTCCCATAGGAAAAATCAACACCATAGATTTCCTTTAATTTGAATAACGCAGACTGCAGTTCAGTTTTGCCATAATCGAAAGAAGCCCTTTTCTCAGCTGGTTGTGCAAGCAGTACTCCCTGTATAAGCAGAATAACAAGAATGACTTTCACGCGAACAAGTCTCATGGTCCGATTATCATTTAGAGCTTGACGCAGATAACGTATACCCCACTGGGCTTTCTTTCCACGTGAGGTTTAGGGTATAGCATACGGTTTCCAATGCCACTTCCACAGGCTGCTGCTTCAGGGTACCTGAAAATAAATAGCCTTGAGGATTTTCCACATTCAAATCAACCCTGACTTTGTAATAGTCTGACATATCCTCAACCACATTGGTCAATTTTTCATTTTCAAATTCAAGAACACCGGTGTGCCACGCTATTTCATTTTTGTTACGACTTTGATTTTTTTCCAGCTGACCACTCTCATTGAGGTTAGCCTCATACCCGGGTTCAACAACGACTGATGATATCACTTTCTCCTGAATCGAATACGAGAACCTTACTTTTCCGGTTACTACAAAAAGGCTGCTTTGCTTATCTCGAAGTTTCAAGTCAAAAGAAGTTCCGAGCACGCGGGTCCTGAATGAGGGATTAACTATCACAAAAGGTTGCTGTGGATTGTGGGTTACATCGAAGAACGCTTCACCTTTTAATTCCACCTGCCGGATGGAATCGTTGAATTGCTCCGGGTAGGTCAGTTCACTATTCGCGTTTAGCCACACTCTTGTATTATCCGGAAGTACAATGGCTTTTGTTTCCTCAGTTGTTTTTACGGAAACGAGTTTCGCGATCAGTCGGCCACTGGGGATAAGATTATAAACTACTACTATAGCCAGTACAAGACATGCGGCTGCGGCCCATCGGATGAAAACAGGTTGCAACTTCCGCTCCGGAGTCGGTCGAATTCGTGACGAAATTTTTGACCATGCTTGCTGCCTGTCAAATCCAAAGCCTTCCGGATTTTTAGTTCGCTGCCACAAAAGTCCAGACTCTTCGAACATTTTTCTATTCATCTCGTCTTTTGAAATCCAATCTTCCAACTGCTGATTTTCATCGGATAAAATCTTGCCAGAGAATTTCTTGACAATCAATTCCCAAACTTTTTCGTCAGTCATAAAATATTAGTTTATTAATTCCAGGGCTTTTTCAATAATCGTATCCTTTCCAGCCGTCACATCTTCTTGTTTAAGCCATACGGGTACATCCGGATACAGACCTTTGTTTTCAAATACGGTATAGTCCGGAGTTACTTCAATCCAGCGTGGCACCCGGTACTGCCAGCCATTTGGTAATCGGCGATTAAGCGGGTTTCCTGATGATCCTCCGGTAGTATCACCAACAATTTTTACTCCTGGGATTGTCCGCATGGCAAGCACAAAAGATTCTGCTGCGCTCACGACATATCGATTAGTGAGTACAACAATCGGGCGTCCTTTAAAAAAAGTGGTACTGGAAGCTGGTGTGTACCGGTCTACCCAATCGGTAAAATCATTATGAGCAGGTCCATTTCTATATTTAACCTTCGAATAAATACGAGGACTATCGTTGAGTTTCTCGATAATATGAGAAGCCAAAGCATCACTGCCGCCTCCGTTTCCACGGATATCGATTATAATTCCCTTCAGGTTCTTGTTTTGCCAGTCGGTGAAGATGGACTCAGTAATTGTAAAGTCGGAATCACTTCCCTGAAATTTAGAAATCATAAGAAAGCCCACAGTGCCCCGGATAATTCCGTGCTTCAACACGCTCCCTGCCGATTGCAAAGTCACATAGTTGGAAAGGTTAATTGGTGAATTCTTGGGGTGCCCCGCAGTATAGTCGTACGAAATAAAATTGGAGTTGGCAGTCAGTGAAGCATGAGCATCTTTCAAACTAAGGATAATCTCACTAAGTATATCCAGAAGCGCTTTAGGAGAAGTATTGGCGTGTATCCTTGGACGATAGGTTTGTT
Proteins encoded in this window:
- a CDS encoding anti-sigma factor; the encoded protein is MTDEKVWELIVKKFSGKILSDENQQLEDWISKDEMNRKMFEESGLLWQRTKNPEGFGFDRQQAWSKISSRIRPTPERKLQPVFIRWAAAACLVLAIVVVYNLIPSGRLIAKLVSVKTTEETKAIVLPDNTRVWLNANSELTYPEQFNDSIRQVELKGEAFFDVTHNPQQPFVIVNPSFRTRVLGTSFDLKLRDKQSSLFVVTGKVRFSYSIQEKVISSVVVEPGYEANLNESGQLEKNQSRNKNEIAWHTGVLEFENEKLTNVVEDMSDYYKVRVDLNVENPQGYLFSGTLKQQPVEVALETVCYTLNLTWKESPVGYTLSASSSK
- a CDS encoding peptidase S41, with product MKRKILALAVLTLVVGCHTEPDILINTPEINFDIFWNDFDRNYSFFEQKGIDWEQYKQTYRPRIHANTSPKALLDILSEIILSLKDAHASLTANSNFISYDYTAGHPKNSPINLSNYVTLQSAGSVLKHGIIRGTVGFLMISKFQGSDSDFTITESIFTDWQNKNLKGIIIDIRGNGGGSDALASHIIEKLNDSPRIYSKVKYRNGPAHNDFTDWVDRYTPASSTTFFKGRPIVVLTNRYVVSAAESFVLAMRTIPGVKIVGDTTGGSSGNPLNRRLPNGWQYRVPRWIEVTPDYTVFENKGLYPDVPVWLKQEDVTAGKDTIIEKALELIN